Genomic segment of Actinomycetes bacterium:
ACGCCCGGCTGGTCGCAGTCGAGCAGCGTGAAGGCGCCCCAGCCGAGCTCGGGGCACTCGCGGTAGGCCCTGATGAGGGCGCGCACGAAGGCGTGCATCGACTCCGGGTCGGACCGCTGCTGCTCCGCGTTGACCGACTTGGGACCGTACGCCCCGCGCACCACCTGCGACACCAGGTCGGCGGACGGTGCGTCGGAGAAACCGCCGTTGCGCCCGCCGGTCCACTGCATCGGCGTGCGGACGGCGAGCCGCTGGTCGGCCGCGAGGTTCTCCCCCATGCCGATCTCCTCGCCGTAGAAGAGCACCGGCGTGCCGGGGAGACTGAACATCAGGCTGTAGAGCAGCCGGATCCGGTCGGGGTCGCCGCCGAGCATGGTGGGCGCGCGGCGACGCAGCCCGCGGTTGTAGACCTGCATCGACCTCTTCGGCCCGAAGGCGTCGAAGACCTCCTGGCGCTCGCCCATGGTTAGCCCGTCGAGGGTGAGCTCGTCGTGGTTGCGGACGAAGGTGCCCCACTGAGCGGCGGTCGCCAGGCCCGGCCGCGACTCCACGGCGTGCGCCACCGGGCTGGCGTCCTGGCGGGCCATCGACAGCCAGAGGTTCTGCATGCTGATGAAGTCGAAGCACGCCGACAGCTCGGTCGCGTGGCCCTCGCCGAAGAACTGACGCTGCTGGTCGTGCGGCAGGTTGACCTCGCCGAGCAGCACCGAGTCGCCGGCCCGCCGGCCGAGGAAGGCGCGCAGGTCGCGCAAGAACTCGTGCGGGTCGGGCAGTCGTGCCCGGGCCGCGTCGTCGTCGGCCTCGAGCAGCGCCGGCACGGCGTCGATCCGGAAGCCCGAGACGCCGAGCTCGAGCCAGAAGCCGGCGATGCGGGCGATCTCCTCGCGCACCTCGGGGTTGGACACGTCGAGGTCTGGCTGGAAGCGGTAGAAGCGGTGCAGGAAGTACTGGTCGCACTCGGGGGCGTACTCCCAGATGCTGGTCTCCTCGCCGGGGAATGCCACGTCGGTCGGGCTCTCGGCCGGCTTCTCGTCGGCCCAGACGAACCAGTCGTGGTACGGAGCGTCCCGGCCCTGTCGCGCCGACTCGAACCACGGGTGCTCGTCCGACGTGTGGTTGGGCACCAGGTCCGTGATGACCCGCATGCCGCGGTCGTGCGCGGTGCGCATGAACTCGACGAAGTCGCCGAAGGTGCCCAGCCGTGGGTGGATGCCGTAGTAGTCGGTGATGTCGTAGCCGTCGTCGCGCATCGGCGACGGGTAGAACGGCATCAGCCACAGGCAGGTCACGCCGAGGTCGGCGAGGTAGTCCACCTTGGCGGCCAGCCCGCGGAAGTCGCCCCAGCCGTCGCCGTCAGAGTCGGCGAATCGTTTGACGTCCAGGCAGTAGACGACGGCGTTCTTCCACCACAGGTCGCTGGTGTCGGTGATGCGCATGGCGCACCGCT
This window contains:
- a CDS encoding alpha-amylase family protein; its protein translation is MRITDTSDLWWKNAVVYCLDVKRFADSDGDGWGDFRGLAAKVDYLADLGVTCLWLMPFYPSPMRDDGYDITDYYGIHPRLGTFGDFVEFMRTAHDRGMRVITDLVPNHTSDEHPWFESARQGRDAPYHDWFVWADEKPAESPTDVAFPGEETSIWEYAPECDQYFLHRFYRFQPDLDVSNPEVREEIARIAGFWLELGVSGFRIDAVPALLEADDDAARARLPDPHEFLRDLRAFLGRRAGDSVLLGEVNLPHDQQRQFFGEGHATELSACFDFISMQNLWLSMARQDASPVAHAVESRPGLATAAQWGTFVRNHDELTLDGLTMGERQEVFDAFGPKRSMQVYNRGLRRRAPTMLGGDPDRIRLLYSLMFSLPGTPVLFYGEEIGMGENLAADQRLAVRTPMQWTGGRNGGFSDAPSADLVSQVVRGAYGPKSVNAEQQRSDPESMHAFVRALIRAYRECPELGWGAFTLLDCDQPGVLAHRCTWQDRAVVALHNLTERPVSATVTLPEGVGPVRMAEPLGDVRMESDRQGRLEVRLGRYGRQWLCVLD